A genome region from Populus alba chromosome 5, ASM523922v2, whole genome shotgun sequence includes the following:
- the LOC118061675 gene encoding non-specific lipid transfer protein GPI-anchored 5: MAVRRMEVVLAISLIATLWAGAMAQSSCTSVIISMSPCLNYITGNSSTPSSSCCTQLANVVKSQPQCLCEVVNGGASSLGITVNQTQALALPSACNVQTPSISRCNASSPTDSPAGTTNSPSAGTGSKTDNGTSDANSTKLTMSLLFFLLFITSQASTLDTI, encoded by the exons ATGGCAGTTAGAAGGATGGAGGTTGTGCTTGCTATATCCCTTATAGCAACTTTGTGGGCAGGAGCCATGGCACAATCGTCTTGTACCAGTGTGATCATAAGCATGTCCCCATGTTTGAACTACATAACAGGAAACTCATCGACCCCGTCTTCATCATGCTGTACACAGCTAGCTAATGTTGTCAAGTCGCAGCCTCAATGTCTATGTGAGGTCGTTAATGGCGGTGCCTCCTCGCTTGGAATCACTGTTAATCAGACCCAGGCTCTGGCCCTCCCTAGTGCTTGCAATGTCCAAACTCCCTCTATTAGCCGCTGTAATG CCTCTTCGCCCACAGATTCTCCAGCAGGAACAACAAATTCTCCTTCTGCAG GAACAGGATCTAAGACAGATAATGGAACATCAGATGCAAACTCTACAAAGTTGACAATGTCTCTGCTCTTCTTCCTACTCTTCATCACGTCACAAGCTTCGACCCTCGACACCATATAA
- the LOC118061678 gene encoding uncharacterized protein — MEDTQPEGGENNRDVEVAPALISVHPTQDSVAVAVGSDLRVFDLRGNCGVTLVDETGEAFHKDSIRAIRYGAKGKLFVSAGDDKLVKVWSTDSWRCIASVCSEKRVSAVAISNDGLYVCFADKFGVVWVVDLHGLDGNETLVNKKAAPLLAHYCSIITSLEFSPDGWFIVTADRDFKIRVTVFPKKPLDGAHEIQSFCLGHTEFVSCLAFLVTVDYPQGFLVSGSGDSTVRLWDVNSGTLLDTCEVGSKAGIVDYNGSEVSCSTVTDLCTIPGSNVVAVAIQSFQGILLVSCDLSSQTFGAVKVVSNMGDSFIPTSLGCSSSAELLWTITGVSKLHGSDHNSLACVRVLSGFKKTIPDAAGPELTVLDDNEVPGAEKLLEKLQGSLTVEEEVFLAAAEAVKKSMCNLLIKKQYTTEKREFRKRGRNDKKTKQ; from the exons atggaggaCACTCAACCTGaaggaggagaaaacaacaGAGACGTAGAGGTAGCTCCGGCCCTAATTTCAGTTCACCCGACCCAGGATTCCGTCGCTGTCGCAGTCGGGTCGGACCTCCGCGTCTTCGACCTCCG AGGAAATTGTGGGGTTACTTTGGTGGATGAAACTGGTGAGGCGTTTCATAAGGATTCTATAAGAGCCATCCGCTACGGTGCAAAAGGGAAACTGTTTGTATCAGCTGGTGATGATAAACTTGTGAAGGTTTGGTCCACTGATTCTTGGCGCTGCATTGCTTCCGT GTGTTCTGAGAAGAGAGTGAGTGCAGTTGCCATCAGCAATGATGGACTGTATGTTTGTTTTGCTGACAAATTTGGAGTTGTTTGGGTGGTGGATCTGCATGGACTTGATGGAAATGAGACTTTGGTCAATAAAAAGGCAGCGCCATTGCTCGCACATTATTGCAGCATCATTACTAGCCTG GAATTTTCACCTGATGGATGGTTTATCGTTACTGCAGATCGAGATTTTAAGATTCGG GTAACTGTGTTTCCCAAGAAACCTTTAGATGGAGCTCACGAGATACAAAGTTTTTGCCTTGGTCATACAGA GTTTGTGTCCTGCCTTGCCTTTCTTGTCACTGTGGATTACCCTCAGGGGTTTCTTGTGTCTGGCAGTGGTGATTCAACT GTTCGCTTGTGGGATGTTAACTCTGGAACTCTCCTTGATACCTGTGAAGTTGGCAGTAAG GCAGGAATTGTAGACTATAATGGAAGTGAAGTGAGCTGTTCTACTGTCACTGATCTATGTACGATTCCAGGCAGTAATGTTGTTGCAGTGGCCATTCAAAG CTTTCAAGGTATACTCCTGGTGAGCTGTGATCTTTCTTCTCAAACTTTTGGGGCTGTTAAG GTCGTTTCGAATATGGGAGATAGCTTCATTCCTACAAGCCTGGGCTGTAGCTCCTCTGCAGAACTATTGTGGACCATAACTGGTGTCTCTAAACTGCACGGTTCTGATCACAACTCTTTGGCCTGTGTGAGGGTTCTTTCTGGTTTCAAGAAGACCATTCCTGATGCTGCTGGGCCTGAGCTGACTGTGTTGGACGATAATGAGGTACCTGGGGCAGAGAAACTGCTTGAAAAGTTGCAGGGAAGTCTGACTGTTGAGGAAGAGGTCTTCCTAGCAGCTGCTGAAGctgtaaaaaaatcaatgtgcaATCTGTTAATTAAGAAGCAGTACACAACAGAGAAACGAGAATTTAGAAAGAGAGGTAGAAACGACAAGAAAACCAAGCAATGA
- the LOC118061677 gene encoding F-box/kelch-repeat protein SKIP30 — translation MSELIEGLPDAVSIRCIARVPFYFHPKLELVSRSWRAVVRSPELFKARQEVGSAEDLLCVCAFDPENLWQLYDPHRDLWITLPVLPSKIRHLAHFGVVSSAGKLFVLGGGSDAVDPLTGDQDGSFATNEVWSYDPVLRQWAARASMLVPRAMFACGTLNGKIVVAGGFTSCRKSISQAEMYDPEKDVWIPIPDLHRTHNSTCSGVVIGGKLHVLHRGLSTVQVLDNVGSGWTVEDYGWLQGPMAVIHDALYVMSHGLIFKQEGKTRKVVVSASEFRKRIGFAMMGLGDDIYVIGGVIGPDRWNWDIRPMSDVDILTVGGDRPPWRQATPMTRCRGTILGCTQLRI, via the coding sequence ATGTCTGAACTGATTGAAGGTCTTCCAGATGCTGTTTCCATCAGGTGCATTGCACGGGTTCCCTTCTACTTCCACCCCAAGTTAGAGCTCGTTTCTCGTTCATGGCGAGCTGTTGTGCGTAGCCCTGAGCTGTTTAAAGCCCGGCAGGAGGTTGGTTCAGCAGAGGATCTGCTGTGTGTGTGCGCTTTTGATCCCGAGAATTTGTGGCAGCTTTATGACCCTCACCGAGACCTTTGGATTACCCTTCCTGTTCTCCCTTCTAAAATCAGACACCTTGCCCACTTTGGTGTTGTCTCTAGTGCGGGAAAGCTATTTGTGCTTGGTGGTGGTAGTGATGCTGTTGACCCATTAACTGGTGATCAAGATGGAAGCTTTGCAACAAATGAAGTGTGGTCATATGACCCTGTATTACGACAATGGGCAGCCCGTGCATCTATGCTTGTGCCCCGTGCAATGTTTGCATGCGGTACTTTGAATGGAAAGATTGTGGTTGCAGGTGGTTTCACCAGCTGCCGAAAATCAATTTCTCAAGCGGAAATGTATGATCCAGAGAAGGATGTTTGGATCCCAATACCTGATCTCCACCGGACTCACAATTCAACATGCTCTGGAGTAGTTATAGGGGGAAAGTTGCATGTCTTGCACAGGGGCTTGTCAACAGTACAAGTTTTGGACAATGTAGGGTCTGGGTGGACAGTTGAGGATTATGGTTGGCTCCAAGGTCCAATGGCAGTTATTCATGATGCTCTCTATGTGATGAGCCATGGACTAATTTTCAAGCAGGAGGGGAAAACCAGGAAAGTAGTGGTTTCAGCATCTGAGTTCCGGAAAAGGATTGGATTTGCAATGATGGGGCTTGGAGATGACATATATGTGATTGGAGGGGTGATTGGCCCCGACCGATGGAATTGGGATATTAGGCCAATGTCTGATGTTGATATCTTAACAGTTGGGGGTGACAGACCTCCATGGCGCCAGGCAACTCCAATGACAAGGTGCCGAGGAACAATCCTTGGGTGTACACAGCTGAGAATCTAG
- the LOC118061679 gene encoding FCS-Like Zinc finger 8, with amino-acid sequence MLRNRSRAVTSKQTLMTEHSTQSPSNQNYAKLTTSFLSSPRFKAFTFKALPEAEPMMSPTSILDTTKPLFPFKTPFSYDINQPKSPKVFSENKHSWDKTDSKGIGVALIDDTPSCVKPVKENDNHFSKPSNRTVLFGTKLRVQIPPLPNSILSPVQSPKSPGDFGIKTSMNSQLSASGSVNSGIQAKDSPQVFKGCMSMSEMELSEDYTCVITHGPNPKTTHIFDNCIVENYCSLSDTSKSVPRSFLSFCYTCKKNLEQKNDIYIYRGEKAFCSQECRYQEMLLDEVES; translated from the exons ATGCTAAGGAATAGATCCAGAGCAGTGACCAGCAAGCAAACTTTAATGACTGAACACAGCACTCAATCACCCTCCAATCAGAATTACGCAAAGCTGACAACATCGTTTCTCAGTTCTCCAAGGTTCAAAGCTTTCACCTTCAAGGCTCTCCCGGAAGCTGAACCTATGATGAGTCCAACTTCCATTCTTGACACTACCAAACCACTCTTCCCTTTCAAAACCCCCTTTTCTTATGACATAAACCAACCTAAATCCCCGAAAGTTTTCTCAGAGAACAAACACTCATGGGACAAAACAGACTCAAAGGGCATTGGTGTTGCACTTATTGATGATACACCTAGCTGCGTCAAACCCGTCAAAGAGAATGATAACCATTTTTCCAAACCCAGTAACAGAACGGTCTTGTTTGGCACCAAGCTCAGAGTCCAAATCCCACCACTGCCAAACTCTATACTATCTCCAGTTCAGTCACCTAAATCTCCAGGGGACTTTGGAATTAAAACCTCCATGAACTCGCAATTATCAGCATCTGGTTCAGTCAATTCTGGCATCCAAGCAAAGGATTCTCCTCAGGTGTTCAAAGGTTGCATGTCAATGAGTGAAATGGAGCTCTCTGAAGACTATACATGTGTCATAACTCACGGACCTAATCCAAAGACCACTCATATCTTTGATAACTGCATCGTTGAGAATTATTGCTCCTTATCGGATACGTCCAAATCTGTGCCCAGGAGTTTCCTTAGCTTCTGTTACACTTGCAAGAAGAATCTTGAACAGAAAAATGACATTTACATCTACAG AGGTGAAAAAGCTTTTTGCAGTCAGGAATGCCGTTACCAAGAAATGTTGTTGGATGAAGTAGAGAGTTAA
- the LOC118061674 gene encoding non-specific lipid transfer protein GPI-anchored 15 gives MASSGIRMGLVLVLVAITCGGAMAQSSCTNTLMSLAPCLNYITGNSSSPSSSCCSQLGNVVQTSPLCLCSLLNNSGASLGITVNRTLALSLPGACKVQTPSINQCKAATAPTASATPPVSSPASSPADSSNQTPEPDITPSASEIPSASGTGSGSKTIPSSTGTSDGSIVKAPLHFVLSILFVAWCGSTVAKF, from the exons ATGGCTTCAAGTGGAATTCGCATGGGTCTAGTCCTGGTCCTTGTGGCCATAACATGTGGTGGAGCCATGGCTCAATCAAGCTGCACTAATACTCTCATGAGCCTGGCCCCATGCCTGAACTACATCACAGGAAATTCATCAAGTCCATCATCTTCATGCTGCTCACAGCTAGGAAATGTTGTCCAAACATCACCACTATGCCTTTGCTCACTACTCAATAACAGTGGTGCCTCATTAGGTATCACCGTAAACCGGACTCTTGCTCTGAGTCTCCCTGGCGCTTGTAAGGTGCAAACTCCATCGATCAACCAGTGCAAAG CTGCCACTGCACCCACAGCTTCAGCAACTCCACCAGTAAGCTCACCAGCCAGTTCACCAGCAGATTCATCTAATCAAACACCCGAACCAGATATTACTCCATCAGCGTCAGAAATTCCTTCAGCTTCAG GAACTGGAAGTGGCTCTAAAACTATCCCATCATCAACCGGAACGTCTGACGGAAGTATTGTCAAAGCACCCCTTCATTTTGTGCTCTCCATTCTCTTTGTGGCATGGTGTGGTTCAACTGTTGCCAAATTCTGA